One Athene noctua chromosome 28, bAthNoc1.hap1.1, whole genome shotgun sequence DNA window includes the following coding sequences:
- the PIWIL2 gene encoding piwi-like protein 2, translating into MRGGGRGRACAVTRRRRARRLQGLPGRAQRLAPPGPPKAQPSLTPLSALLCSLGLGERPCPSLETGTWPLGRGVVKALAQPSAAAKEEEGVAALPTRGRILWQGRGDALPAPPGRNTAVPAAPSLHPPGSQPASLPTLTPVSPPAASRPAPGTKPVAKGTPLPLGLNSVKIHCQNEAVYQYHVTFSPEVECRNMRFAMLKEHRAVTGDVTAFDGSILYLPILLPQQVSVKVQRRSDGEEITITIQITKILEPSSDLCIPFYNVVFRRVMRILDMKLVGRNFYEPTQATVLHHHRLQIWPGYSVSIRKKDGGLFLLVDAIHKIIRSDSVLNFMHAIYKQSLGSFQDECIKQVVGSTVITRYNNRTYRIDDIDWNKTPRHSFTLASGKEITFVDYYSKAYGITIRELDQPLLIHRPREKQTPEGRRPLDMILLVPELTFMTGIPELRRDSRTVKEVMREVLQSPQQHYTRLTTLLRRIRDSPEASRELMLWGLSLDTDIHRTQGRILPTERINLRHGSFVPTEDLSWNKEVTREASISAITMNYWLLVYPKRLQDLVKDLVATMKNVCGPIGMHISQPALVELKDDRIETYVKTIRSVLGSEAKVQLLLCIISTNREDLYGAVKKLCCVQIPVPSQVINAQSLVGQPGKMRSVVQKVLLQINCKLGGELWGVDIPLKQLMVIGMDICHSRGARSVIGFVASMNHVLTKWYSRVVFQMPHQEIADSLRLCLADALQHFHEMNHCLPQKIVLYRDGVSDSQLDTVLKYEIPQMQKCFDAFENYQPSMVVVVVQKQISTNFYTLTAEKFASPPPGTVIDHTVTSSDWQDFFLLAHHSRQGCSIPTRYICVLNTANLSCEHLQRLTFKLCHLYWNWPGTIRVPAPCRYAHKLAFLSGQVLHHEPSTQLRDKLFFL; encoded by the exons ATGAGAGGCGGTGGGCGGGGCCGCGCCTGCGCAGTGACGCGGCGGCGTCGTGCTCGGCG GCTGCAGGGGCTGCCGGGCCGCGCCCAGCGCCtggccccgcccggcccgcccAAGGCCCAGCCCTCCCTGACGCCGCTCTCGGCCCTGCTCTGCAGCCTAGGCCTCGGCGAGCGGCCCTGCCCCTCTCTGGAGACGGGGACCTGGCCCCTCG GCCGCGGCGTGGTCAAGGCTCTGGCCCAGCCCAGCGCGGCGgcgaaggaggaggagggggtggcgGCGCTCCCCACGCGCGGGCG GATCCTGTGGCAAGGCAGAGGGGatgccctgcccgccccccccgggagGAACACCGCCGTGCCTGCTGCACCCAGCCTGCACCCACCGGGATCCCAGCCCGCCTCGCTGCCCACGCTCACCCCAGTGAGccccccagctgccagcagaCC GGCACCGGGGACAAAGCCAGTGGCCAAGGGAACCCCCTTACCCCTGGGGCTGAACTCGGTTAAAATCCACTGCCAGAATGAAGCCGTCTACCAATACCACGTCACCTTCAG CCCCGAGGTGGAGTGCAGGAACATGCGTTTCGCCATGCTGAAGGAGCACCGGGCGGTGACGGGGGACGTGACGGCGTTCGATGGCTCCATCCTCTACCTGCCCATCCTGCTCCCCCAG CAGGTCAGCGTGAAGGTTCAGAGGAGGAGCGACGGGGAGGAGATCACCATCACCATCCAGATAACCAAAATCCTCGAGCCCAGCTCGGATCTCTGCATCCCCTTTTACAACGTGGTTTTCCGGAG ggTGATGAGAATCTTAGATATGAAGCTTGTTGGGAGAAATTTCTATGAACCTACCCAGGCCACTGTATTACATCATCACAG GCTGCAGATTTGGCCGGGATACTCTGTCAGCATCCGGAAGAAGGACGGTGGCCTCTTCCTCTTGGTCGACGCCATCCACAAAATCATCCGCAGCGATTCCGTCCTGAATTTCAt GCACGCCATCTACAAGCAAAGCCTCGGCAGCTTCCAGGACGAGTGCATCAAGCAGGTGGTGGGTAGCACGGTCATCACCCGCTACAACAACCGCACCTACCGCATCGACGACATCGACTGGAACAAGACCCCGAGGCACAGTTTCACCCTGGCCAGCGGCAAGGAGATCACCTTCGTGGACTACTACAG CAAAGCCTACGGGATCACTATCAGGGAGCTGGACCAGCCGCTGCTCATCCACAGGCCCAGGGAAAAACAGACGCCAGAGGGGAGG cgTCCTCTGGACATGATCCTGCTCGTGCCGGAGCTCACCTTCATGACCGGCATCCCCGAGTTAAGGAGGGACAGTCGCACAGTCAAG GAGGTGATGCGGGAGGTgctgcagagcccccagcagcactacacgCGTCTCACCACCCTCCTGCGCAGGATCAGGGACAGCCCCGAGGCCTCGCGGGAGCTGATGCTCTGGGGGCTCAGCCTGGACACAGACATCCACAGG ACCCAGGGCCGAATCCTGCCCACGGAGAGGATCAACCTGCGGCACGGCTCTTTTGTCCCCACCGAGGACCTGAGCTGGAACAAGGAGGTGACACGAGAAGCCTCCATCTCGGCG ATCACCATGAATTACTGGTTGCTGGTTTACCCCAAGCGCCTGCAGGACCTGGTGAAGGATTTGGTGGCCACCATGAAGAACGTCTGTGGCCCCATCGGCATGCACATCAGCCAGCCTGCCTTGGTCGAGCTGAAGGATGACCGCATCGAGACCTACGTCAAGACAATCCGCAGCGTTTTGGGTAGCGAG gCCAAGGTGCAGCTTCTCCTGTGCATCATCTCCACCAACCGGGAGGATTTGTACGGGGCCGTCAAGAAGCTGTGCTGCGTGCAGATCCCGGTGCCCTCCCAG GTCATCAACGCGCAGTCCCTCGTGGGCCAGCCGGGCAAGATGAGGAGCGTGGTCCAGAAAGTCCTGCTGCAGATAAACTGCAAGCTGGGCGGCGAGCTCTGGGGGGTCGACATCCCCCTG aaaCAGCTGATGGTGATCGGTATGGACATCTGCCACAGCAGAGGGGCTCGCTCCGTCATCGGCTTCGTGGCCAGCATGAATCA CGTCCTCACCAAGTGGTACTCCAGGGTGGTTTTCCAAATGCCCCACCAGGAGATCGCCGACAGCCTCCGCCTCTGCCTGGCCGATGCCCTCCAGCACTTCCACGAG ATGAACCACTGCTTGCCCCAAAAGATAGTGTTGTACAGGGACGGCGTGTCCGACAGCCAGCTCGACACCGTGCTCAAGTACGAGATCCCGCAGATGCAGAAATGTTTCGACGCTTTTGAGAACTACCAGCCCagcatggtggtggtggtggtgcagaaaCAAATCAGCACCAATTTCTACACCCTGACAGCAGAGAAATTTGCCTCCCCTCCTCCGGGGACCGTCATCGACCACACTGTCACCAGCTCCGACTG gcAGGATTTCTTTTTGTTGGCCCATCACTCGCGCCAGGGCTGCAGTATCCCCACGCGCTACATCTGCGTGCTGAACACGGCCAACCTCAGCTGCGAGCACCTGCAGAG
- the PHYHIP gene encoding phytanoyl-CoA hydroxylase-interacting protein, translated as MELLSTPKNIEINNITCDSFRISWAMEKGDLERVTHYFIDLNKKENKNSNKFKHRDVPTKLVAKAVPLPMTVRGHWFLSPRTEYSVAVQTAVKQSDGEYLVSGWSETVEFCTGDYAKEHLAQLQEKAELIAGRMLRFSVFYRNQHKEYFQHVRMHCGNVMKPSLKDNSGSHGSPTSGMLHGIFFSCNTEFNTGQPPQDSPYGRYRFQIPAQRLFNPNTNLYFADFYCMYTAYHYVVLVLAPKGSSGDLFCRERLPQLDISSNKFLTCCVEEGELVYRHAQDSILEVIYTEPVDLSLGVLGEISGHQLMSLSTANAKKDPSCKTCNISVGR; from the exons ATGGAGCTGCTTTCCACCCCCAAAAATATCGAAATCAACAACATCACCTGCGATTCCTTCCGTATCTCCTGGGCCATGGAGAAGGGCGACCTGGAGAGGGTCACCCACTACTTCATCGACCTCAACAAGAAGGAGAACAAGAACTCCAACAAGTTCAAGCATCGG GATGTCCCCACCAAACTGGTGGCCAAAGCGGTGCCGCTGCCCATGACGGTGCGGGGCCACTGGTTCCTGAGCCCCCGCACCGAGTACAGCGTGGCCGTGCAGACGGCGGTGAAGCAAAGCGACGGCGAGTACCTGGTGTCCGGCTGGAGCGAGACCGTGGAGTTTTGCACCGGGG ACTACGCCAAGGAGCACTTGGCCCAGCTGCAGGAGAAAGCCGAGCTGATCGCCGGCCGCATGCTGCGCTTCTCCGTCTTCTACCGCAACCAGCACAAGGAGTATTTCCAGCACGTCAG GATGCACTGCGGGAACGTGATGAAACCGTCGCTGAAGGACAACAGCGGCAGTCACGGTTCGCCCACCAGCGGGATGCTGCACGGCATCTTCTTCAGCTGCAACACCGAATTCAACACCGGGCAGCCCCCCCAGGACTCGCCCTACGGTCGTTACCGTTTCCAGATCCCGGCTCAACGCCTCTTCAACCCCAACACCAACCTCTACTTCGCGGACTTCTACTGCATGTACACCGCCTACCACTACGTCGTCCTGGTTCTGGCGCCCAAGGGTTCCTCGGGGGATCTCTTCTGCCGGGAGCGTCTACCCCAACTGGACATTTCCTCCAACAAGTTCCTGACGTGCTGCGTGGAGGAGGGCGAGCTGGTGTACCGCCATGCCCAGGACAGCATCCTGGAGGTCATATACACCGAGCCGGTGGACCTCAGCCTCGGCGTGCTGGGGGAGATCAGCGGGCACCAGCTGATGAGCCTTTCCACCGCCAACGCCAAAAAGGACCCCAGCTGCAAGACGTGCAACATCAGCGTGGGGCGTTAA
- the POLR3D gene encoding DNA-directed RNA polymerase III subunit RPC4, with protein MAEGGSGDTGSPGSLRPGLPGTRGLLGRRPAAPPLTPGRLPSIRSRDLTLGGVKKKTFTPNIISRKIKEEPREDVTVKKEKKERDRDRQRDGHGRGRGRPEVIQSHSIFEQGPAEMMKKRGCWDKSVDMSDFGPSHIINIKKEKRETDEETKQILRMLQKDDFLDDPGLKNDIRNKPVQLPLAHSGWLFKEEATEQEDSQSWLPVPKEEKMELDPPAVKVKEEPCDEDPPAKPAQTKGPPGFPRDVSVAELLQRLSLSAEEELLFLQLPDTLPGQPPTQDTKPIKTELQNEEGQMVVVKQEKSQEAKQAENICTLADLPEGQVGKLLIRKSGKVQLVLGKVTLDVTMGTPCSFLQELVSVGIGDNRTGEMIVLGHVKHKLVCSPDFEALLEHRHR; from the exons aTGGCGGAGGGGGGCTCGGGTGACACCGGCTCGCCGGGCAGCCTgcggccggggctccccgggaCACGGGGGCTGCTCGGGAggcgcccggccgccccccccctcacccccggGCGCCTGCCCTCCATCCGCTCCCGAGACCTCACCCTGGGTGGGGTAAAGAAG AAAACCTTCACCCCCAACATAATTAGCAGGAAGATCAAGGAAGA GCCCAGAGAGGACGTCACCGtcaagaaggagaagaaggagcgGGACCGGGACCGGCAGCGCGATGGGcacggccggggccggggccggcccgaGGTTATCCAGTCCCACTCCATCTTTGAGCAGGGCCCTGCTGAAATGATGAAGAAGAGAG GCTGCTGGGACAAGTCAGTGGATATGTCGGACTTCGGCCCTTCCCACATCATCAACATCaagaaggagaagagggagacGGATGAGGAGACGAAGCAAATCCTACGGATGCTGCAGAAGGACGAT TTCCTCGATGACCCGGGGCTGAAGAACGACATCCGTAACAAGCCGGTGCAGCTGCCGCTGGCCCACTCGGGCTGGCTCTTCAAGGAGGAGGCGACGGAGCAGGAGGACTCCCAGTCCTGGCTGCCTGTCCCcaaggaggagaagatggagctggACCCGCCGGCAGTGAAAG TAAAAGAAGAACCGTGCGATGAGGATCCCCCAGCCAAGCCGGCGCAAACCAAGGGCCCCCCCGGTTTTCCCCGGGATGTCTCGGTGGCCGAGCTGCTGCAGCGCCTGAGCTTGTCGGCGGAGGAGGAGCTGCTCTTCCTGCAGCTGCCCGACACGCTGCCCGGGCAGCCGCCCACCCAGGACACCAAACCCATCAAAACGGAGCTGCAAAACGAGGAAGGACAGATGGTGGTGGTGAAGCAAGAGAAGAGCCAG GAGGCGAAGCAGGCGGAGAATATCTGCACCCTGGCCGACCTCCCCGAGGGGCAGGTGGGGAAACTGCTCATCCGCAAGTCAGGGAAGGTGCAGCTGGTGCTGGGCAAGGTGACCCTGGATGTGACCATGGGGACCCCCTGCTCCTTCCTGCAG GAGCTGGTGTCCGTCGGCATCGGCGACAACCGGACGGGCGAGATGATCGTCCTGGGCCATGTGAAGCACAAGCTGGTGTGTTCCCCGGACTTTGAGGCTTTGCTGGAGCACCGGCACCGGTAG